One genomic segment of Natrialbaceae archaeon AArc-T1-2 includes these proteins:
- a CDS encoding hydrogenase iron-sulfur subunit, with translation MNTGAFLCSCAGTCDVDLEEAREQVDDVAIAASSRLLCQEKLAAVEHVIEEYDLDELIVTCPESMPQQKIEAVAEENGLYPEDITFVDQREGAGWVHDREAATAKTARLVNAARAGTRVEPMPQSTIHRAGHEVVVVGDAETAAAIADTADVTLVADGEELATVDADLENVTVERGRVVGVRGSYGEFEIGLEARVTEDCISCLKCVHEGPEGMVTRYPVDIDPDASDGEWTEVCPTDAIEMDGVRRTLEADQLIYPDGDDGTVGGQRGFYTAPIDAATIDEVERLLGGFEGPDFLDLEMDVCAAGDSGAKGCNACVDACPHGAVERVAIDEVSFHLDSCQNCGACTSACPTGATQLREPSNERIALEVEALLAPTGDDGGLVSGLLGGSSATIETPIVAFVCSERAQDTLQEYGRLAAAGRVDLEYPPILPVSVNCADTVGEAHVLHALAAGADGVAVVGCGGHCRHSGPDPKAELVRRLNRATTDLGLGERVGFFAPDPDEPEAFVEELSQFAVLELEASPIPTGEHEATGEIDDPGRENPAFDSHAWTLESVRTIVEHVEPERERIRGLKDFGVVDVADGCTLTPTCTNYCPTDALRRTDDGLEFNHERCVNCELCAEVCVEGVITVEDGLDLSLLPENGDGPEPAWREVYEGSMLACAGCGREFTSEATADAIEERIGERIEELSPTGGESIIQYCPECRAELLHSG, from the coding sequence ATGAATACGGGTGCGTTTCTCTGTTCCTGTGCCGGGACGTGTGACGTCGACCTCGAGGAGGCACGGGAACAGGTCGACGACGTGGCGATAGCAGCGAGTTCACGACTGCTCTGTCAGGAGAAACTCGCTGCCGTCGAACACGTGATCGAGGAGTACGACCTCGACGAACTGATCGTCACGTGCCCGGAGTCGATGCCACAGCAGAAGATCGAGGCGGTCGCGGAGGAGAACGGGCTCTACCCCGAGGACATCACGTTCGTCGACCAGCGCGAGGGTGCAGGCTGGGTCCACGATCGGGAGGCCGCGACCGCCAAGACCGCCCGGCTCGTCAACGCGGCCCGGGCCGGCACGCGCGTAGAACCGATGCCGCAGTCGACGATCCACCGGGCTGGCCACGAGGTCGTCGTCGTCGGTGACGCCGAGACGGCAGCCGCGATCGCCGACACCGCAGACGTAACGCTGGTCGCCGACGGCGAGGAGTTGGCGACCGTCGACGCGGATCTCGAGAACGTGACCGTCGAACGCGGCCGCGTCGTCGGCGTCCGGGGCAGCTACGGCGAGTTCGAGATCGGACTCGAGGCCCGGGTCACCGAGGACTGCATCTCCTGTCTGAAATGCGTCCACGAGGGTCCCGAGGGGATGGTGACGCGCTACCCAGTCGACATCGACCCCGACGCGTCAGACGGCGAGTGGACCGAGGTCTGCCCGACCGACGCCATCGAGATGGACGGCGTCCGGCGAACGCTCGAGGCCGACCAGCTGATCTATCCCGACGGCGACGACGGCACCGTCGGCGGCCAGCGTGGCTTCTACACCGCCCCCATCGACGCAGCCACGATCGACGAGGTCGAACGGTTACTCGGCGGGTTCGAGGGCCCGGACTTCCTCGACCTCGAGATGGACGTCTGTGCCGCTGGCGACTCCGGCGCGAAAGGCTGCAACGCGTGCGTCGACGCCTGTCCCCACGGCGCGGTCGAACGCGTGGCGATCGACGAGGTCTCGTTTCACCTCGACAGCTGCCAGAACTGTGGGGCCTGTACCAGCGCCTGTCCGACCGGCGCGACCCAGCTCCGAGAGCCCAGTAACGAGCGGATCGCCCTCGAAGTCGAGGCACTGCTCGCGCCGACCGGTGACGACGGCGGTCTCGTCAGCGGCTTGCTCGGTGGCTCGAGCGCCACTATCGAAACGCCGATCGTCGCCTTCGTCTGCTCGGAGCGCGCCCAGGACACACTGCAGGAGTACGGCCGGCTGGCCGCAGCCGGTCGGGTGGATCTCGAGTACCCCCCGATTCTCCCGGTGTCGGTCAACTGCGCGGACACGGTCGGCGAAGCCCACGTCCTCCACGCGCTGGCGGCCGGTGCCGACGGCGTCGCCGTCGTCGGCTGTGGGGGCCACTGTCGACACTCCGGCCCCGACCCGAAGGCAGAGCTGGTCCGCCGGCTCAACCGGGCGACGACCGACCTCGGGCTGGGCGAGCGCGTCGGCTTCTTCGCTCCCGATCCCGACGAGCCCGAGGCGTTCGTCGAGGAGCTCTCACAGTTCGCCGTGCTGGAACTCGAGGCCTCCCCGATCCCGACTGGCGAGCACGAGGCGACCGGCGAGATCGACGACCCCGGGCGCGAGAACCCTGCGTTCGACAGCCACGCCTGGACGCTCGAGAGCGTCCGCACGATCGTAGAGCACGTCGAGCCAGAGCGAGAGCGGATCCGCGGACTGAAAGACTTCGGCGTGGTCGACGTCGCCGACGGCTGTACGTTGACGCCGACCTGTACGAACTACTGTCCGACCGACGCGCTCCGGCGCACCGACGACGGCCTCGAGTTCAACCACGAACGCTGTGTCAACTGCGAACTCTGTGCGGAGGTCTGCGTCGAGGGCGTCATCACTGTCGAGGACGGCCTCGACCTCTCCTTGCTCCCCGAGAACGGCGACGGCCCCGAGCCGGCCTGGAGGGAGGTCTACGAGGGGTCGATGCTCGCCTGTGCCGGCTGTGGCCGGGAGTTCACCAGCGAGGCGACCGCCGACGCGATCGAGGAGCGCATCGGCGAGCGCATCGAGGAACTCTCGCCGACGGGCGGCGAGAGCATCATCCAGTACTGTCCGGAGTGTCGAGCCGAGCTGTTGCACAGCGGGTGA
- a CDS encoding DUF7124 domain-containing protein has product MTDSIDLDEMDVGSDDEEQTENANHGDWFWRGEGDPADEPESQWRDVSSPTRDDAGSEDGDSSEGGADADANGDGDAEPAEAGDEPTAADSDGERSTDRSAMPKVPGGPTGPVGVPEERGGAGGGSPSQQGSRETADASARPTDHGEATEPDDMTLVFTYEAINRLADPQHVVGDARGWADWVGIVGSVSTPAIRKFQRDAGIDIDFFGGSETGPAERLADVTTDSMFDAERTVLVGVGDDEAIAESVDWEFIPLETAAEKADWEIEFER; this is encoded by the coding sequence ATGACTGACAGCATCGATCTCGACGAGATGGACGTCGGGAGCGACGACGAGGAACAGACAGAGAACGCGAACCACGGCGACTGGTTCTGGCGCGGCGAGGGCGACCCGGCCGACGAACCGGAGTCACAGTGGCGTGACGTGTCGTCGCCGACCCGGGACGACGCCGGGAGCGAAGACGGCGACTCGAGCGAGGGGGGCGCTGACGCGGATGCGAACGGGGACGGGGACGCGGAACCGGCGGAGGCCGGCGACGAGCCGACGGCGGCCGACTCCGACGGCGAGCGTTCGACAGACAGATCGGCGATGCCGAAGGTGCCGGGCGGTCCGACGGGACCGGTCGGCGTCCCGGAAGAGCGAGGCGGCGCAGGCGGCGGCTCGCCGTCCCAGCAGGGGTCCCGAGAGACAGCTGACGCCTCCGCACGACCCACCGATCACGGCGAGGCGACCGAGCCCGACGACATGACGCTTGTGTTCACCTACGAGGCGATCAACCGTCTGGCAGACCCCCAGCACGTGGTCGGCGACGCCCGCGGCTGGGCCGACTGGGTCGGCATCGTCGGCTCGGTCTCGACGCCGGCCATCCGGAAGTTCCAGCGCGACGCCGGCATCGACATCGACTTTTTCGGCGGCTCGGAAACCGGGCCGGCCGAACGGCTTGCCGACGTCACCACCGACTCGATGTTCGACGCCGAGCGGACGGTGCTCGTCGGGGTCGGCGACGACGAGGCGATCGCCGAGAGTGTCGACTGGGAGTTCATCCCGCTCGAGACGGCCGCGGAGAAAGCCGACTGGGAGATCGAGTTCGAGCGCTGA
- a CDS encoding aldehyde ferredoxin oxidoreductase family protein gives MDDRDELLRVDLSATRIRTSAVPDRWLEQYVGGKGVGARYLYEELEAGTDPCSPENVLLFLLGPLTGYTPGEQRYAAVTKSPLTGAFLDSYGGGSFPGQLAGSLEGYLGVLVTGVADEPVVLELEDSEATLESADDLWGLDAEATSKRFPDAAVACIGPAGENGVQYATIASDGGDHHAGRGGAGTVMGSKNLKAVVAHDTPPAGLSDLRERYGEAFAESDAGQWLAVSDTLETVDFANEVGVLPTRGWQEGSFEGVDGVGIERAREAASGRERPDDPVPGGFRVDSDEGESVPRGATPIVLGAGLGIDDFDAVATLGAVCDRLAMDVITAGNVVAWAIRASQDGLIDRDLSFGDEAAVRRLIDEIADRSTPLGDVLADGVDRAAERFGGEELIPTVKGMELSSYDPRNAESMALAYATSDRGGCHRRARPVEYEPVTGTDRSREARVTAVIEEQNRRALLWCLIADDFLKDVLETGHAAEWLSAVGYDHDPESLSRVGERVWTLVRLFNVREGFARTDDELPPALTDPLEDAAGSGDGAGIDPEMFDALLEQYYTSRGWDRRGRPTAELLRRLELTDVPDGSTPVTPTVDDDRETEVPEDD, from the coding sequence ATGGACGACCGAGACGAGCTACTCCGCGTCGATCTCTCGGCGACACGCATACGGACCAGTGCGGTACCCGATCGCTGGCTCGAGCAGTACGTCGGCGGGAAAGGCGTCGGTGCACGATACCTCTACGAGGAACTCGAGGCGGGAACCGATCCGTGCTCGCCCGAGAACGTCCTGTTGTTCCTGCTGGGGCCGCTGACGGGATACACGCCTGGCGAGCAGCGATACGCCGCGGTCACGAAGTCCCCGCTGACGGGCGCGTTTCTGGACTCCTACGGCGGTGGCTCGTTTCCCGGCCAACTCGCAGGCTCGCTCGAGGGGTATCTCGGCGTCCTCGTGACGGGTGTGGCCGACGAACCGGTCGTCCTCGAACTCGAGGACAGCGAGGCGACGCTCGAGTCGGCCGACGACCTGTGGGGGCTCGATGCCGAGGCGACCTCCAAGCGGTTCCCCGACGCCGCGGTCGCCTGCATCGGCCCCGCCGGCGAAAACGGCGTACAGTACGCGACGATCGCCTCCGACGGCGGCGACCACCACGCCGGCCGGGGTGGAGCGGGCACCGTGATGGGATCGAAGAACCTGAAGGCGGTCGTTGCACACGACACCCCACCGGCGGGGCTCTCGGACCTGCGAGAGCGCTATGGGGAGGCATTCGCCGAGAGCGACGCCGGCCAGTGGCTTGCCGTCAGCGATACCTTAGAGACGGTCGACTTCGCCAACGAGGTCGGCGTCCTTCCGACGCGGGGCTGGCAGGAGGGCAGTTTCGAGGGCGTCGACGGGGTCGGCATCGAACGCGCTCGCGAAGCGGCAAGCGGTCGAGAACGACCCGACGATCCCGTTCCCGGCGGGTTCCGCGTCGACAGCGACGAGGGGGAAAGCGTCCCACGGGGTGCCACGCCGATCGTCCTCGGTGCCGGGCTCGGCATCGACGACTTCGACGCCGTCGCGACGCTTGGGGCGGTCTGTGATCGCCTCGCGATGGACGTGATCACGGCCGGGAACGTGGTCGCGTGGGCGATTCGGGCGAGCCAGGACGGGCTGATCGATCGCGACCTCTCCTTTGGCGACGAGGCGGCCGTCCGGAGACTCATCGACGAGATTGCCGATCGATCGACGCCGCTTGGCGATGTACTGGCCGACGGCGTCGACCGGGCCGCCGAGCGGTTCGGCGGTGAGGAGCTCATTCCAACCGTGAAAGGGATGGAACTCTCCTCGTACGACCCGCGCAACGCCGAATCGATGGCGCTTGCCTACGCCACGAGCGATCGCGGTGGCTGTCACCGACGGGCCCGACCGGTCGAGTACGAGCCGGTCACCGGTACGGACCGCAGCCGTGAGGCGCGTGTCACCGCCGTGATCGAGGAACAGAACCGCCGGGCGCTGCTGTGGTGTCTGATCGCGGACGACTTCCTGAAGGACGTGCTGGAGACGGGTCACGCCGCCGAGTGGCTGTCTGCTGTCGGCTACGACCACGATCCCGAATCGCTGTCGCGTGTCGGCGAACGGGTCTGGACGCTCGTCCGGCTGTTCAACGTCCGGGAAGGATTCGCACGGACGGACGACGAACTGCCGCCGGCGCTGACCGACCCCCTCGAGGACGCGGCGGGCTCGGGCGACGGCGCAGGTATCGACCCCGAGATGTTCGACGCGCTGCTCGAGCAGTACTACACGAGTAGAGGCTGGGACCGGCGGGGACGGCCGACGGCCGAGCTCCTCCGTCGGCTCGAGCTGACAGACGTCCCCGACGGGTCGACGCCGGTCACGCCGACGGTCGACGACGATCGGGAAACGGAGGTACCCGAAGATGACTGA
- a CDS encoding molybdopterin-dependent oxidoreductase: protein MTQSSLDLDRRGFLKAGVAGTLATAVGGRTLVQRQGDDDDGTVDPDAADELVKTVCTHCSVGCGLQIAVEDDSVVGQETWDDNPVNQGGLCSKGASLTQTENSAQRLKEPMKMEDGEWVRMDWDEILDEITGRLTDIREETGPHATFWCGSACHSNEAAYLIRKLAAFYGTNNVDHQARICHSTTVTGIANTWGVGAMTNNNNDMRNVDVNLIIGHNPLESHPVAWQHFQEAQRRGGRHIVAEPRFTKTAAAADDYYHFRSGTDVAFIYGLIHHIVENDLHDEEFIGSRVMEPTWEEFREDVLPEYDVETVSDICGTPESEIRELAETLADADVSCVEWAMGGTQHNNGTGNTRAYAMLNLTLGHAAQEGGGTPIYRGHDNVQGATDLGVDAGNTPGYYGLEPGAWEHWASVWTESPYTSGEISYDELVDRFTDTELMEKNGFTVARWFEGVLDDQWEIYQPDPLRAAIFWGHGLGSLSEYKRVREAVNELDFIVNIDIFPNQVAELADTDTDVYMLPAATNLEEAGSATNTGRQLQWRNQAVSPRHNARRDWVLMTQFAERLGFGDHFDYDEVEDVLREINLGVRSIGYIGQTPERLKAHQEASELFGVEDLRADLDDEEVVETEDGDTVEIQDGEIYGLPWPCWHEAHPGTPILYDASLHPEDGGMDFRANWWDAAVDAVENGEDPEVEPEDHLRDPFEPEWWDGTLEGVPQYPLYANVLPDDPSEPASLTLPIAGALDEDTSVADVAEALDDEGYDVDLGRYEEFDNEQPDAPWGRARARMKAWNLTDEIPVHREPAVTPRSDLVDDYPCNVRTEDHWRVELDNEGVQQENLDAYEELADAGDVDPMVLTSGRQVEHTGAGAKTRSTLGTASRSPMMYLELNPEVGDELGVDDGDWIAVTTPHAEMFIQASVTERVPRDHAFAPYHWSGILEGEDLTENYGGEMEGLEPMVIGESINAGTAPAYDRETQMQETKVTLCTVRVAEDDEIPDLSDRQLQWQEQRINRTKR from the coding sequence ATGACACAGTCATCGTTAGACCTCGATCGGCGAGGGTTCCTCAAGGCCGGCGTCGCCGGAACCCTCGCAACGGCGGTTGGTGGCCGAACCCTGGTTCAGCGACAGGGCGACGACGATGACGGCACTGTCGACCCCGACGCGGCCGACGAGCTGGTGAAGACGGTCTGTACACACTGTTCGGTCGGCTGTGGGTTACAGATCGCCGTCGAGGACGACTCGGTCGTCGGCCAGGAGACGTGGGACGATAACCCGGTCAACCAGGGCGGACTCTGTTCGAAGGGTGCCTCGCTCACCCAGACTGAAAACTCCGCACAGCGGTTGAAGGAGCCGATGAAAATGGAAGACGGCGAGTGGGTCCGGATGGACTGGGACGAGATTCTGGACGAGATCACCGGTCGACTCACGGACATCCGCGAGGAGACGGGGCCACACGCCACGTTCTGGTGTGGATCGGCGTGTCACAGCAACGAGGCAGCCTACCTGATCCGCAAGCTCGCTGCCTTTTATGGCACAAACAACGTCGACCACCAGGCACGCATCTGTCACTCGACGACGGTGACAGGCATCGCGAACACGTGGGGCGTCGGCGCGATGACGAACAACAATAACGACATGCGCAACGTCGACGTCAACCTGATCATCGGGCACAACCCGCTCGAGAGCCATCCCGTCGCCTGGCAACACTTCCAGGAGGCCCAGCGACGCGGCGGGAGACACATCGTCGCCGAACCGCGGTTCACCAAGACCGCGGCCGCGGCCGACGACTACTACCACTTCCGGTCGGGCACGGACGTCGCGTTCATCTACGGGCTCATCCACCACATCGTGGAGAACGACCTCCACGACGAGGAGTTCATCGGGAGTCGCGTGATGGAGCCGACCTGGGAGGAGTTCCGCGAGGACGTCCTCCCCGAGTACGACGTCGAAACCGTCTCCGACATCTGCGGGACGCCCGAGTCGGAGATTCGGGAGCTCGCCGAGACGCTGGCCGACGCCGACGTCAGTTGCGTCGAGTGGGCGATGGGTGGCACCCAGCACAACAACGGCACCGGCAACACCCGGGCGTACGCGATGTTGAACCTGACGCTGGGCCACGCCGCCCAGGAGGGCGGTGGAACGCCCATCTACCGCGGCCACGACAACGTCCAGGGCGCGACCGACCTCGGCGTCGACGCGGGCAATACGCCCGGCTATTACGGCCTCGAGCCTGGAGCCTGGGAACACTGGGCGAGCGTCTGGACCGAGTCACCGTACACCTCCGGCGAAATTAGCTACGACGAACTGGTCGATCGGTTCACCGACACCGAGCTGATGGAGAAAAACGGCTTCACCGTCGCCCGCTGGTTCGAGGGTGTCTTAGACGACCAGTGGGAGATCTACCAGCCCGATCCGCTCCGGGCGGCGATCTTCTGGGGCCACGGCCTGGGCTCGCTTAGCGAGTACAAACGCGTCCGCGAGGCGGTCAACGAACTGGACTTCATCGTCAACATCGACATCTTTCCGAACCAGGTCGCCGAGCTCGCCGACACCGACACGGACGTCTACATGCTACCGGCGGCAACCAACCTGGAGGAGGCCGGCAGCGCCACCAACACGGGTCGACAGCTCCAGTGGCGCAACCAGGCGGTCTCGCCCCGACACAATGCGAGACGCGACTGGGTGTTGATGACCCAGTTCGCCGAGCGACTCGGCTTCGGCGATCACTTCGACTACGACGAGGTCGAGGACGTCCTCCGGGAGATCAACCTGGGCGTCCGCTCGATCGGCTACATCGGCCAGACGCCCGAGCGGCTGAAGGCCCACCAGGAGGCGTCGGAGCTGTTCGGCGTCGAGGACCTGCGGGCCGACCTCGACGACGAGGAGGTGGTCGAGACCGAAGACGGCGATACCGTTGAGATCCAGGACGGCGAGATATACGGGCTCCCCTGGCCGTGCTGGCACGAGGCCCACCCCGGAACGCCGATCCTCTACGACGCCTCCCTACACCCCGAGGACGGCGGGATGGACTTCCGGGCCAACTGGTGGGACGCCGCGGTCGACGCCGTCGAGAACGGCGAGGATCCCGAGGTCGAACCCGAGGACCACCTCCGGGATCCGTTCGAGCCGGAGTGGTGGGACGGAACGCTCGAGGGTGTCCCGCAGTACCCGCTGTACGCGAACGTGTTGCCGGACGATCCGTCCGAGCCAGCCTCGCTGACGCTGCCGATCGCGGGTGCACTCGACGAGGACACCTCGGTCGCCGACGTCGCCGAGGCGCTCGACGACGAGGGGTACGACGTCGACCTCGGCCGCTACGAGGAGTTCGACAACGAACAGCCCGACGCGCCGTGGGGACGCGCCCGCGCCCGGATGAAAGCCTGGAACCTCACCGACGAGATTCCCGTCCACCGCGAGCCGGCGGTGACACCGCGATCCGATCTCGTCGACGACTACCCGTGCAACGTGCGCACCGAGGACCACTGGCGCGTCGAACTCGACAACGAAGGGGTCCAGCAGGAGAACCTGGACGCCTACGAGGAGCTCGCAGACGCCGGCGACGTCGATCCGATGGTTCTCACCTCCGGCCGTCAGGTCGAACACACCGGCGCGGGGGCAAAGACCCGGAGCACGCTCGGGACCGCCTCGCGGTCGCCGATGATGTATCTCGAGCTCAACCCCGAGGTCGGCGACGAGCTCGGCGTCGACGACGGCGACTGGATCGCCGTCACGACGCCACACGCCGAGATGTTCATCCAGGCCAGCGTCACCGAGCGTGTCCCGCGGGACCACGCCTTCGCGCCGTATCACTGGTCCGGCATCCTCGAGGGCGAGGACCTGACGGAGAACTACGGCGGCGAGATGGAAGGGCTCGAGCCGATGGTGATCGGCGAGTCGATCAACGCTGGCACCGCGCCGGCTTACGATCGGGAGACCCAGATGCAGGAGACGAAGGTGACGCTGTGTACCGTCCGCGTGGCCGAAGACGACGAGATTCCCGACCTGTCCGACCGGCAGCTCCAGTGGCAGGAACAGCGCATCAACCGCACGAAGCGATAG
- a CDS encoding 4Fe-4S dicluster domain-containing protein, translating into MSTQDDRTARVIPNWESCIDCGACEVACQRTWDLPPESDRIQVVALAHGDRENEANKPMQCYNCRDAPCIDVCPTEALHYSESGTVRVDAGRCIGCHYCGVGCPFGAPQYPDGEVPEAEESQPLGAKSDGLMDKCTTCEPRQEAGLEPACSSECPTDALLFGTPEDLSERLEEDDTVQPFDEEAAEIIFGDDADMIVGGD; encoded by the coding sequence ATGAGCACACAAGACGACAGAACGGCACGAGTGATCCCGAACTGGGAGTCATGTATCGACTGTGGCGCCTGCGAGGTCGCCTGCCAGCGAACCTGGGACCTCCCGCCGGAGAGCGATCGGATCCAGGTGGTCGCGCTCGCCCACGGCGACCGCGAGAACGAGGCGAACAAGCCGATGCAGTGTTACAACTGCCGGGACGCGCCGTGTATCGACGTCTGTCCGACGGAGGCGTTGCACTACAGCGAGAGCGGCACCGTCCGCGTAGACGCGGGCCGGTGTATCGGCTGTCACTACTGCGGCGTCGGCTGTCCGTTCGGCGCACCCCAGTATCCCGACGGAGAGGTACCCGAAGCCGAGGAGAGCCAGCCACTGGGTGCAAAGAGCGACGGCCTGATGGACAAGTGTACGACCTGCGAGCCGCGCCAGGAAGCGGGCCTGGAGCCGGCCTGCTCCTCTGAGTGTCCGACCGACGCGTTGCTGTTCGGGACGCCCGAAGATCTCTCGGAGCGTCTCGAGGAGGACGACACCGTTCAGCCGTTCGACGAGGAGGCCGCGGAGATCATCTTCGGAGACGACGCCGACATGATCGTGGGGGGTGACTAA
- the nrfD gene encoding NrfD/PsrC family molybdoenzyme membrane anchor subunit produces the protein MAVEIGFELPYTQWDWKVGFYIAMIGIASGAYLMGYVADVRSRRGERDHGRVAKWGYLTGLVGIGVGGPVLLSHLATPFRAMLVPLIMTNFGSWMAIGPYLLGPLALGALLMFVWVAFGRDRPHGPSVTTESEGVAADGGRDVSSDGGTDSDPARAATGGQAGGIRRIFNRAGILDHLDALADRTRPTETVRLGVGALFGIFAAGVLIYSAMAYGTGMTDRVPLWDKTFLIPVQVLSGLGAGLAVAVGLATLEDRAVGRTMQEYALTASGLLVATLVAVLATVALLPGQVPAAEPAVDNMLSTYATLFVGGAVLVGLVVPILLLAGGALGQRRGALGQRGAATAFVAAGVLVIVGKITLALTYLLAAEFTPLPLPM, from the coding sequence ATGGCAGTCGAAATCGGGTTCGAACTCCCGTACACGCAGTGGGACTGGAAGGTTGGCTTCTACATCGCGATGATCGGTATCGCGAGTGGCGCGTACCTGATGGGCTACGTCGCCGACGTGCGCTCGCGGCGTGGCGAACGCGACCACGGACGCGTCGCGAAGTGGGGCTATCTCACCGGTCTCGTCGGCATCGGCGTCGGCGGGCCGGTCCTGCTCTCTCACCTCGCGACGCCGTTCCGGGCGATGCTGGTGCCACTTATCATGACGAACTTCGGCTCGTGGATGGCGATTGGGCCGTACCTGCTGGGCCCGCTCGCACTCGGTGCGTTGCTGATGTTCGTCTGGGTCGCGTTCGGCCGGGACCGTCCCCACGGCCCGTCCGTCACGACGGAGAGCGAGGGCGTCGCCGCCGACGGCGGACGGGACGTCAGTTCCGACGGTGGCACCGACAGCGATCCTGCCAGGGCTGCGACCGGCGGACAGGCCGGCGGCATCCGTCGCATTTTCAACCGGGCCGGCATCCTCGACCACCTCGACGCGCTCGCGGACCGGACCCGGCCGACGGAGACGGTTCGTCTCGGCGTCGGCGCACTGTTCGGAATCTTCGCTGCTGGCGTCCTGATCTACTCGGCAATGGCGTACGGTACCGGCATGACCGATCGCGTCCCGCTGTGGGACAAGACGTTCCTGATCCCGGTCCAGGTGTTGAGCGGACTCGGCGCGGGTCTTGCCGTCGCAGTCGGGCTGGCGACGCTCGAGGATCGGGCCGTCGGGCGGACGATGCAGGAATACGCGCTGACGGCGTCCGGGCTGCTCGTGGCCACGCTCGTGGCCGTGCTCGCGACGGTCGCGCTGCTCCCGGGACAGGTTCCGGCGGCGGAGCCAGCGGTCGACAACATGTTGAGCACCTACGCGACGCTGTTCGTCGGCGGTGCCGTGCTGGTCGGTCTGGTCGTCCCGATCCTGCTGCTTGCCGGTGGCGCGCTCGGGCAGCGTCGTGGCGCGCTCGGCCAACGCGGGGCCGCGACCGCCTTCGTCGCAGCAGGTGTGCTCGTGATCGTCGGGAAGATCACGCTCGCGCTGACGTACCTGCTGGCGGCCGAGTTCACGCCGCTCCCGCTCCCGATGTAG
- a CDS encoding TorD/DmsD family molecular chaperone: MRKTTDTDRTNELADLYGFCSSVIADPPDERATERLVAEEFPREASPQALENGFRLLGTWQSGVDDPADAAEKLRRIHTSLFVGPRPRMQAHESWYADDYLGEPLAAVKRSYRDLGIRPTDQLREEADHAAVELAALETLARDGADEYRRAFLLAHGWWIPQLATDVQELADDPFYEGVGWLIEGVFEADTYLLGIDPADLERGYDVDPSHEMDESVLFGE; the protein is encoded by the coding sequence ATGAGAAAGACCACCGACACCGATCGAACGAACGAACTCGCGGACCTGTACGGGTTCTGCTCCAGCGTGATCGCCGATCCACCCGACGAGCGAGCGACCGAGCGTCTCGTCGCCGAGGAGTTCCCGCGAGAGGCATCGCCCCAGGCCCTCGAGAACGGGTTCCGATTGCTCGGCACGTGGCAGTCCGGCGTCGACGATCCGGCCGACGCCGCCGAGAAACTCAGGCGGATCCACACGAGCCTGTTCGTCGGCCCGCGCCCGCGCATGCAGGCCCACGAATCCTGGTACGCAGACGACTACCTGGGCGAGCCGCTCGCGGCGGTCAAACGCTCCTACCGGGATCTGGGTATCCGGCCGACGGACCAGCTCCGGGAGGAAGCCGACCACGCCGCCGTCGAACTGGCCGCCCTCGAAACGCTCGCCAGGGACGGGGCCGACGAGTACCGGCGGGCGTTCCTGCTGGCACATGGCTGGTGGATCCCACAGCTGGCGACCGACGTCCAGGAGCTCGCTGACGACCCGTTCTACGAGGGCGTCGGCTGGCTGATCGAGGGCGTCTTCGAGGCGGACACCTACCTGCTCGGCATCGATCCGGCCGACCTCGAGCGAGGGTACGACGTCGATCCGTCCCACGAGATGGACGAGTCGGTTCTCTTCGGCGAGTAG